From the Mycobacterium noviomagense genome, the window CCTCCAGCAGCGTGAACTCCGGGTTATGACTGGAGTCGACGCCTTCATTCCGAAACGCCCGGCCCAGCTCGAACACCCGCTCCACGCCGCCGACGCAGAGCCGCTTCAGGTACAGCTCCGGCGCGATGCGCAGGTACAGGTCCATGTCGTAGCTGTTGATGTGGGTGATGAACGGGCGAGCACTGGCGCCGCCGTGGATCTGCTGCAGGACCGGCGTCTCAACTTCCACGAAGCCCTTGGCGAACAGCGTCTCCCGCAGCGAACGCAACACCTTGCTGCGCACCGCGATCAGTTCACGCGACTCAGTGTTGACCGCCAGGTCGAGGTAGCGGGTCCGCACCCGAGCCTCGGCGTCGGTGAGCCCGTTCCACTTGTTGGGAAGCGGACGCAGGCACTTGCCGATCAGCCGCCATCGGCGAACCAGCAACGAGCGCGTCCCGTTTTTGCTGAATCCCATGTGCCCGGTCACTTCCACCAGATCGCCCAGATCGATGGCGTGGGTGAAATCGGCGGTGCAACCCTCTTCGAGCTGCGAATTGTCCAGCAGCACCTGCATTTCCGCCGACCAGTCGCGTAACTGGGCGAACAGCACGCCGCCGAAGTCGCGGATGCGCAGCACGCGGCCGGACACCGAAACGCTCGCCTGGTCGTCGGCCGCCAAAGCGCTGGCGACGCTGTGACTGGGCGGGTGACCTACCGGGTAGGCGTCAACTCCGTTGGCTTGCAACGCCTTCAGCTTCGCCAGCCGTACCCGTACCTGTTCGGGCAGCCGCCGCTGCGACTCGTCCCACTCAGAAGGCTCGGCGCGCTGGAGATCACTCAGATCGGGGGCGGTTCCGTCGTGGTGCAAGAGCCCGGTCGCCACCAGCGTCGGCGGCACCGACGGATGGTGACCGGTGTGCTGCTTGGTGCGGCGACTGAAGGGGAACACCAGAAAGCCCTCGGCGAGGGCGGAAGCGACGCCGACCCGCGGAATCATCCGCGCGTCCTCGTAGCAGGCGTAGCGCGGCACCCATTCCGGTTGATATTTCGCGTTCGAGCGGTACAGCGTCTCCAGCTGCCACCAGCGTGAGAAGAACACCAGCAGTCCCCGCCACAGCCGGGCGATCGGCCCGGCGCCGAGCTGCGCGCCCTGAGCGAACGCAGAGCGGAACATCGCGAAGTTCAGCGAAATGCGGCCAATGCCAAGGCGTTCGCCATGCAGGGCCAGTTCACTGACCATGAGCTCGATGGTGCCGTTAGGGGATTGGGGGGAGCGGCGCATCAGGTCCAGCGACACGCCGTTGTGCCCCCACGGCACCAGCGAGAGCATCGCCACCACCTCGTGGTCGTGGCGCAGCGCCTCCACCAGGAGGCAGTCGCCGTCGGCCGGGTCACCGAGCCGGCCGAGGGCCATGGAGAACCCGCGCTCGGTCTCGGTGTCCCGCCAGGCATCGGCACGTTCGATCACGTGTGCCATCTCGTCGGCGGCAATTTCCAGATGCCGGCGGATCCGCACGGTCAACCCGGCGCGGCGTGCCCGGGTGACCGCCTGGCGCACCCCGCGCATGTCCGGGCCGGACAGTTTGAAATCGGCGGTGTGCAAAACGGCTTCGTCGCCGAGTTCCAGGGCGTTCAAGCCTGCCCGACGAAACGCTTGTGCGCCTTGCAAACTAGCGCCCATGACACCGGGCGTCCAACCGTAAGTTTGGGACAGCTGCAGCCACACGTCGATGGCTTTCGGCCAAGCCGCGGGGTCACCGATCGGGTCGCCGCTGGCAAGGCACACGCCGACCTCGACCCGGTAGGTGATGGCGGCGCGGCCGTTAGGCGCGAACACCACCGACTTGTCGCGGCGCGTGGCGAAGTAGCCGAGAGAGTCGTTTTTCCCGTACAACTCGAGCAGACCGCGGATGGCGGATTCGTCCTCTCCGGTCAGCGCGTTCTCGGCGCGCTGAGATTGGAACAGCACGATCGCGGCGACCATCAGCGCCAGTGCGCCGAGCAGGCCGAAGAGGTCGTTGAGAATGACGTGCGGGCGGCCCTGGAACAGATCGGGGTCGGCCAGCGCGAACCCGACGACTCGGTTCACCACGTAGGGCAACCGATCCTGGCGCGCCAGCGAGCCGGGGAACAGTTCGACCAGTCCCCAAGACAGCAGAATCCCGACCGCCCACCCGGCAAGCAGCACGCCGGCCGACTTGTAGAGCGCGCCATGGCGAACCTTGGCCCAGAACTCTCGGTAGGCCAAAACAAGCAGGACGACCGCGGCAACGTGCAGCGTGAAGCCGAAGCTTTCCCCGAACGTCTCCAGCGGCGTGTTTCCGCCCGCTGCCAGATCCGCGACGTTCAACCCGGCGGCAATGATCAGGTTGCCGAGCAACACCCACCAGGCGATGCGCTTGCGCGCCGTGAGCGCGCCGGCCAGCAAGGCCAGAATGAACGACCACGCGAAGCTGGTGTCGGGAAAGTTGAAGACGTAGTCGTTGATGAACTCCCGCGGGACCTTGATGACCCACCTGACGAGCGGCGACACGCTCGCCACCAGTGACAGGGTGGCGATGACGCCGACGGTCCAACCGGCGGCCGCCGGAACCCAGCGGTACCGGGACGTCGGCCGGCTCGTGGTTAGGGTCACAGACCGCGAGGATATTCGCTTCAGCTGGGACGCGCGTAAGACGACATCGCGACCACCGCATCTAGCTGCCGGTCAGCACGTCATGACTGCTAAACTGGCCGGTGCGACCGTCCCGGCGAAGGCTGGGAACAGCAAGTGGAGTCCCACTCCCACCGCTGGCCGAGAGAAATTCTCCTCCCAGGCTCAGCGGTCCGGTCACAGGCATCGCGCCTGTTCTGCGCACACCGCAGGCGGCTCAGTCCGCGACCGGTCGGCACTAGGGCCCTGCTGCAGCAGGGCCTTTTTGCTGATGGCAGGGCATCCACCTGCTGCATCCACGGAACCGAGCGCCGGTCGCGACAAAGAAGACAACCAAGGGAGGCCACATCAGCACTGAGACCCGCGTCAACGAACGCATCCGCGTACCTGAAGTCCGACTGATCGGACCGGGAGGTGAGCAGGTAGGCATCGTGCGGATCGAAGACGCACTCCGCGTCGCCGCGGACGCCGATCTCGACCTTGTCGAAGTCGCCCCGAACGCCAGACCACCGGTCTGCAAGATCATGGACTACGGCAAGTTCAAATATGAGGCGGCGCAGAAGGCGCGCGAGTCTCGCAGAAACCAGCAGCAGACCGTCGTCAAGGAACAGAAGCTGCGACCCAAGATCGACGACCACGACTACGAGACCAAGAAGGGTCACGTCATCCGCTTCCTGGAGGCGGGGTCGAAGGTCAAGGTGACCATCATGTTCCGCGGACGCGAGCAGTCCCGGCCCGAACTGGGCTATCGACTGTTGCAGCGCCTGGGCGCCGACGTGGCCGACTACGGCTTCGTCGAGACGGCCGCCAAACAGGACGGACGCAATATGACGATGGTGCTGGCGCCGCACCGCGGCGCGAAGACTCGGGCCAGGGCGGCGCGACAAGCCGTCGCACCCATACCCGAGCCCGCACCCAACGGCGATACCGAACCATCGAACTGACCAGACAGCAGAACTGAGGACACATGCCCAAAGCCAAGACCCACAGTGGGGCTTCAAAACGATTCCGCCGCACCGGAACCGGCAAAATCGTGCGTCAGCACGCCAACCGGCGGCACCTGTTCGAGCACAAGCCCACCACGCGGACCCGACGGCTGGAGGGCCGCACCGCGGTGTCAGCGAATGACACCAAGCGGGTTAAGTCGATGCTGAACGGCTGACCAGGTCAGTACGTCCGACCGAGGATAGGAATACCCAATGGCACGCGTGAAGCGGGCAGTCAACGCCCACAAGAAGCGTCGCACCATCCTGAAGGCCTCAAAAGGCTATCGCGGCCAGCGGTCTCGCCTCTACCGCAAAGCCAAAGAGCAGCAGCTACATTCGCTGAACTACGCGTTCCGCGATCGTCGGGCACGCAAGGGCGAGTTCCGCAAGCTGTGGATCTCCCGGATTAACGCGGCAGCGCGCGCTAACGACATCACCTACAACCGGCTCATCCAAGGCCTCAAGGCCGCCGGCGTCGAAGTGGACCGCAAGAACCTCGCAGACATCGCAGTGAGTGATCCGGCGGCGTTCACCGCACTGGTCGACGTGGCTCGGGCGGCACTGCCCGACAACGTCAACGCGCCTTCGGGAGAAGCTGCCTGACACCGCCCGGCGACGATGCAGAGCGCGGAGCGCGATGAGGAGGAGCCGGGCAATCGGACCTGGCCCGGCGACGGCCCGGTGCTGACCGAACGCTCGGCCCGGGTGGTCGCGGCGGTCAAACTTCACCGTCATGTCCGGCGACGCAGCGCGAAGCGGTTTCTCGCCGAAGGCCCGAATCTGGTCGAGGCGGCATCCAGGCGCGGTCTGGTCCGCGAAATCTTTGTCACTGAGTCCGCGGCGTACCGGCACGTCGAGCTATTGCACGCCCAAGACGTCCCGGTCCACCTGGTGAATGAGCGTGCCGCCAAAGCGCTTTCGGATACGGTGACTCCGGCGGGCATGGTCGCGGTGTGCGAAATGCCCGCCACCGCCCTGGAAGACGTCCTGGCCGGCAATCCGGCGCTGGTCGCAGCTGCCGTCGAGATCAGCGAGCCCGGCAACGCTGGCACGTTGATCCGCATCGCGGACGCCATGGGCGCCGCGGCGGTGATCCTCCTGGGGCACAGCGTCGATCCGTACAACGGCAAGTGCCTGCGCGCCTCGGCCGGCAGCATCTTCGCGATCCCGGTCGTGGTCGCCCCGGATGCGCGGGCGGCTGTCGAGGCGATGCATAACGCGGGGCTGCAGGTGCTGGCCACCACGCTGGACGGCCAGACCAGCCTCGACGAGGCCGGACCGCTGCTGGATCAGCCGACGGCGTGGCTGTTCGGTCCCGAATCACATGGCCTGCCCGATGAGCTCGCACGGTTGGCCGACTACCGGGTGCGCATCCCGATGTCGGGCAGCGCGGAGAGCCTCAATGTTGCTGCGGCAGCGGCGATTTGCCTATACCAGAGCTCGCGGGCACTGCGGTGATTGCGCGCGCTCTCCCGCCGCCGTGCCACGGCCCCAGACAGGGCGGCGACCGGCCAGCGAAAACGTGGTATGCACCAGAGACCCGGCGCGCTCGAATATTGTTTTGCGCGGCGGGAAGTAATGCATGGGCAGTCCTCGGCGATCTCGCGGTGGCGCCATGAATCTCGGCGCCTCGACCAGCGGCGCATCGGCCGGGATTCGTCCTTGGGCGCGCCGATAGGCGGCCAGCGCCCGCGGGTGCAGCCGGATCTCGTCGGGCACTGCCACGAAAGCCAGCTCCACGAATTTTCCGAACAGCCGCAGCAGCACCTCGTCACCCGGTGTCCAGCGCATGCCCGCTTTCTCTCGGACCGGGGGATCGAACAGCCCGGCAGCGATCCAACGCTGGCTAGCCATCCACGGCTTGAACAGCTGGTCCCACAGCGGGGTAGGCATCAGCACGAACTTCGGCTTGGGGATCCGCATCCGAAAAATGTCCAGGGTGGCCTGGTTGAGCTCCAACCGTTCTCGGCACACCCGCTCCCAGTACTGCTGGAACTCGTCCCAGGACTTGGGCACCGGCCGCATGCTCATCCCATACATCCGGTACCACTGCACGTGCTCGTCGAACAGCTGATGCTTCTCGGCCTCGGTCAGGCCACCGCAGAAATACTCGGCAACTTTGATCACCAGCATGAAGAACGTGGCGTGCGCCCAGTAGAACGTCTCGGGGTCCAGGGCGTGGTACCGCCGACCGGCGGTGTCGAGCCCTTTGATGGTGCGGTGGAAGTTCTTGATCTGCTCGCCGGTTCGTGCCGCCCGGTCACCGTCGTAGACCACACCCATGATCGGGTACACCGAGCGGGCGACCCGTTGCAGCGGCTCCCGCAGCAGGATCGAATGCTCCTCGACCCCAGCACCGAGCTCGGGATACATCGTTTGGATCGCGCCGATCCACACACCCATCATCCCGGTACGCAGGTCGCCGAAATACTTCCAAGTCAGCGAGTCCGGGCCGAGCGGCGCCGGCGCACCATCGCCTCGGGGAGCACCCCCGCGAGCGCGAGGCAGGGGTTTGGCGGATGTCGTCGATGTCGCGGTCATCACGGCCTCCTAGCCCCATGCGGACCGTGTAGCGGCCCCAGGAGGAGCCGAGCAATCCTTCGGGTCGATACGACACACGATAATGTTGACAACGCATGTTGTCTACGATTTCCCCGGCGTGCCGCCAGGCCGTGTCATCGCGTGGACGGACCGCTACGCGAGCGCCTCTGACCAGGCGCTTTGGCGAACCTGGTGGTAAGGATCATGATGCGGCTCGTTGCCGGTCGTGCGGGACTCCACCTATCCTCGACCAAGTGGAACTCGGGCCCAATCCGGCGTCCGGCGAGCCCGAGCAAGCGGTGACCCCGCCGGCTCCGTCTGACTCAAAACGCCGTTCTCCGGCGCAGTGGTTGCGTCGCACCAACGAAAGCCCGGGAATTGTCGAAATGATCCGCCGCGCGCGACGGGCGTTGCCCGGCGATCCCGACTTCGGTGACCCGCTGTCCACGGCGGGTGAGGGCGCTCCCCGCGCGGCGGCGCGCGCAGCGGGCCGGGTACTCGCGGACCGCGGTGCGGCGTCCCGCGAGGTTGGCCTGGGCGCACTGCAGCTCTGGCAGGCGTTGACCGAGGCCGTCTCCCGGCGCCCGGCCAATCCCGAGGTGACGCTGGTTTTCACCGACCTGGTCGGATTCTCGGAATGGTCGCTGAAAGCCGGCGACGACGCGGCGCTGAAACTGTTGCGACACGCGGCGAGGGCCGTCGAACCGCCGCTGCTGGATGCCGGCGGGCGCATCGTCAAACGGCTGGGCGACGGAATCATGGCGGTGTTCGACAACCCGGTGGCGGCGGTGCGGGCATCCTCCCAGGCAGAGAAAGCCCTCAGCTCCGTTGAAGTGGACGGCTATACACCGCGGATGCGGGTCGGGGTCCACACGGGTCATCCGCGGCGGGTGGCCGCCGACTGGCTCGGCGTCGACGTCAACATTGCCGCCCGGGTGATGGAGCGTGCCACCCGCGGTGGCATCATGGTGTCCGGCCCCGCGCTGGATAAAATTCCACAAGCCGATTTGGACGAGCTGGGCGTGGTCGCCAAACGTGCCCATCGACCGCTGTTCGGCGGCAAGCCCAGTGGGGTTCCCGCCGACATGGCCATCTACCGCCTCGAAACTCGCAGGGAAATTACAGGTGCCGATGCAGACGGAGACGCCGATCCGCAGGCATAGTGGATGCCGATGATCTTTCCGATGTTGTCTAGGTTGGCGCGGGTCCGGCTCACACTGAGTTACGCCGCCGTACTGGTAGCAATCAGCACCGCGCTTGTCGTCCTCGGCCCGCGAGTGCAGCAGCAAGTGATCCTGCACGTCAGCACGAACCTGCATAACTTGGCCCGCGGGAAGATCGGAACGCTTTTCGGCAGCGCGTTCGTGATCGACGCCGGGCCCATGTACATCTGGCTGCCGGGCCTGGTGTGTCTGCTCGCGCTCGCGGAACTGCATTGGCGCAGTGGCCGGCTGACGCTCGCCTTCCTGCTCGGCCACGTCGGTGCGACTCTCGTGGTGGCGGTCGGCCTGATCGCCGCGGTCGAGTTCGGCTGGCTGCCCCTGTCGATCACCAAGGCCAGCGACGTCGGCATGAGCTACGGGGCCGTCGCGGTGCTGGGGGCGTTGACCGCCGCGATCCCGTGGCGCTGGCGTCCGGCCTGGATCGGCTGGTGGCTCGCGGTCGGCCTGGCAGGTGCGGCTCTCGGCGCCGAATTCACCGACGCCGGGCACGGGGTCGCGTTAGTGATCGGCATGCTGCTGGCCACTCGGTTCGGCCACCCGGGGCACTGGACGCCGGTGCGGTACGCGTTGCTCTCGGTGGGCGGGGCCTTCGGTTTCCTGCTGCTGGCTCATACTGCGGTGACCGCAACGACCGGGCTCGTCTTCGGTGTGCTGAGCGCGCTGGCCGCCGACCGGATCGCACGGTGGCGGCTGACGCGCAGGTCCCTGGAAATGGCCTCGATGGCCGCCCGGGAGCCGCTCACGCAGAGCTGACCGGTTGGGGATCGCGAGCGCAGCGAAGCTGGGCGCGGCGGGTCACCTGCCAAGAGCTCGCAGTTCCACCAGCTCACCCGGCCGAAACGGCCGCAAGGCGGCCAATGCCGATCACCTATGATCAGCACTTGCGTCCCGCAAGCAGGAGCGCCTGCTCGTCGCGCCGCGCAGCGCCGGGACGCACCAGCCAGCAAGGAGTCTCGCCGCGTGGGTGATCAACCCGTCGATCCGTCCATCGTGTCGTCGGAGGCACTGACCAAAGCGGTCAACGCCGCCCGCCAAGCCTTCACGCTGGCGGCCGATCTGGACGCCCTGGCGCGCGCCAAGACCGAGCACCTCGGCGATCGCTCACCGCTGGCGCTGGCGCGCCAGGCATTGGCCGCGCTGCCGAAGGACGACCGTGCCGACGCCGGCCGCCGCGTCAACGCCGCCCGCGCCGACGCCCAGCACAGCTACGCCGAGCGACTGGCCACGCTGCGCGCCGAGCGCGACGCGGCGGTCTTGGTCGCCGAGCGCATCGACGTGACCTTGCCGTCGACTCGCCAACCACCCGGCGCGCGGCACCCGGTGACGATTCTGGGTGAACACATCGCCGACACGTTCGTCGCGATGGGCTGGGAACTGGTCGAAGGACCGGAGGTCGAGAGCGAGCAGTTCAACTTCGACGCCTTGAACTTCCCACCCGACCACCCGGCGCGCAGCGAGCAGGACACCTTCTACATCGCGCCGGAAGGGTCTCGCCAGGTGCTGCGGACGCACACGTCGCCGGTGCAGGTGCGCACGCTGCTCGAGCGCGAGCTGCCGGTGTACGTGATCTCGATCGGCCGCACCTTCCGCACTGACGAGCTCGACGCCACCCACACCCCGGTGTTCCACCAAATCGAGGGCCTGGCGGTGGACCGCGGGCTGTCGATGGCGCATCTGAGGGGAACGTTGGACGCGTTGGCCCGCGCGGAGTTCGGGCCGGAGGCGCGTACCCGGATGCGCCCGCACTTCTTCCCGTTCACCGAACCGTCCGGCGAGGTGGACGTGTGGTTCGCGAACAAGAAGGGCGGCGCCGACTGGGTGGAGTGGGGCGGCTGCGGGATGGTCAACCCGAACGTCTTGCGCGCCGTCGGCATCGATCCCGACGTGTATACGGGCTTCGCGTTCGGCATCGGGCTGGAACGCACGCTGCAGTTCCGCAACGGCATCCCCGATATGCGCGACATGGTCGAGGGCGACGTGCGGTTCTCATTACCGTTCGGCGTGGGGGCCTGATGCGCGTCCCCTACAGCTGGCTGCGTGAAGTCGTCGCGGTCGGTGCGCCCGGCTGGGACGTGCCCGCCGATGAGCTCGAGCAGACGTTGCTGCGCATCGGTCACGAGGTCGAAGAAGTGCTCGCGCTCGGACCGGTCACCGGGCCGCTGACGGTTGGGCGGGTCACCGCCATCGAAGAGCTGACCGAGTTCAAGAAACCGATCCGCGCTTGCCTGGTCGACGTCGGCGAGCCTCAGTCGCGCGAAATAATCTGTGGTGCAACGAATTTCACAGTCGGTGATCTGGTAGTGGTGGCGCTGCCCGGCACCACGTTGCCGGGCGACTTCACCATCACCGCCCGCAAGGCCTATGGGCGCAACTCCGACGGCATGATCTGCTCGATGGCCGAATTAGGTTTGGGCACAGATCATTCCGGTATTCTCGTGCTACCGGCGGGCACCGCCGAACCCGGGGCCGACGCCACAGAGGCGCTCGGTTTCGACGATGTGGTGTTCCACCTGGCGATTACCCCCGACCGCGGCTACTGCATGTCGGTGCGCGGGCTGGCCCGGGAGATCGCCTGCGCTTACGACCTCGACTTCGCCGACCCGGCCGATGTCGCGCCGCTGCCGGTCGAGGGGGAGGCGTGGCCGCTGACCGTGCAACCCGGGACCGGGGTGCGCCGGTTTGCGCTGCGCCCGGTCACCAGCATTGACCCCAGCGCAGTGTCGCCGTGGTGGCTGCAGCGTCGGTTGCTGCTGTCGGGCATCCGGGCCATTTCGCCGGCCGTCGACGCCACCAACTACGTGATGCTGGAGTTGGGCCACCCCATGCACGCCCACGACCGCAACCGGATCACCGGCGGCTTGGCCGTGCGGTTCGCCCGGGCCGGTGAAACGATGACCACCCTCGACGACGTCGAGCGCCGACTCGAGCCCGCCGACGTGCTGATCGTCGATGACGTCGCCACCGCCGCAATCGGCGGCGTGATGGGGTCGAGCAGCACCGAGACCCGCCAGGGCTCCACCGACGTGCTCCTGGAGGCGGCGGTGTGGGATCCGCCCGCGGTATCGCGCACCCAGCGGCGGCTGCACCTGGGCAGTGAGGCCGCCCGCCGCTACGAGCGGGGCGTCGACCCGGCGATCTCGGTGGCAGCGCTGGATCGCTGCGCCGCGCTGTTGGCTGAGATCACCGGTGGCACAGCGGCTCCCGTGCTGACCGACTGGCGGGGCGACCCGCCGCGCGACGACTGGTCGCTGCCACCCATCCGAATGACCACCGACCTACCCGACCGCACCGCTGGCGTCGAGTATCCACCGGGCACAACCGTGCGGCGGCTGACCCAAATCGGCGCCGCGGTGACCGCCGACGGCGATGTGCTGACCGTGACGCCGCCGAGTTGGCGGCCCGATCTCGTGCAGCCCGCCGATCTGGTCGAGGAAGTGCTGCGACTGGAAGGCTTCGCCGTCATCCCTTCGGTGTTACCCGCGGCGCCCGCCGGCCGGGGTTTGACCCGCAAGCAAAAGCGCCACCGCGCGATCAGCAAGTCGCTCGCGTTGTCCGGCTATGTCGAAGTCCTGCCGACACCGTTTTTGCCCGCGGGCATCTTCGACCGGTGGGGGTTGCCCGCCGACGATCCTCGGCGCACCACCACACAGGTGCTCAACCCGCTGGAGGCCGATCGGCCGCATCTGGCCACCACGCTGCTTCCCGGGCTACTGGAAGCCCTGGCGCGCAACGTTTCTCGGGGCATCGCCGACGTCGAGCTGTTCGCCATCGCGCAGGTGGTCCATCCGACTTCCCAGACCCGCAGCGTCGGCGTCATCCCCGTCGACCGGCGGCCCACCGACGACGAGATCGCCATGCTCGACGCGTCACTGCCGCGCCAGCCGCAGCACGTCGCGGTGGTGCTGACCGGCCTGCGGGAACCGCGCGGGCCCTGGGGCGCCGGTCGGCGGGCC encodes:
- the lysX gene encoding bifunctional lysylphosphatidylglycerol synthetase/lysine--tRNA ligase LysX; this translates as MTLTTSRPTSRYRWVPAAAGWTVGVIATLSLVASVSPLVRWVIKVPREFINDYVFNFPDTSFAWSFILALLAGALTARKRIAWWVLLGNLIIAAGLNVADLAAGGNTPLETFGESFGFTLHVAAVVLLVLAYREFWAKVRHGALYKSAGVLLAGWAVGILLSWGLVELFPGSLARQDRLPYVVNRVVGFALADPDLFQGRPHVILNDLFGLLGALALMVAAIVLFQSQRAENALTGEDESAIRGLLELYGKNDSLGYFATRRDKSVVFAPNGRAAITYRVEVGVCLASGDPIGDPAAWPKAIDVWLQLSQTYGWTPGVMGASLQGAQAFRRAGLNALELGDEAVLHTADFKLSGPDMRGVRQAVTRARRAGLTVRIRRHLEIAADEMAHVIERADAWRDTETERGFSMALGRLGDPADGDCLLVEALRHDHEVVAMLSLVPWGHNGVSLDLMRRSPQSPNGTIELMVSELALHGERLGIGRISLNFAMFRSAFAQGAQLGAGPIARLWRGLLVFFSRWWQLETLYRSNAKYQPEWVPRYACYEDARMIPRVGVASALAEGFLVFPFSRRTKQHTGHHPSVPPTLVATGLLHHDGTAPDLSDLQRAEPSEWDESQRRLPEQVRVRLAKLKALQANGVDAYPVGHPPSHSVASALAADDQASVSVSGRVLRIRDFGGVLFAQLRDWSAEMQVLLDNSQLEEGCTADFTHAIDLGDLVEVTGHMGFSKNGTRSLLVRRWRLIGKCLRPLPNKWNGLTDAEARVRTRYLDLAVNTESRELIAVRSKVLRSLRETLFAKGFVEVETPVLQQIHGGASARPFITHINSYDMDLYLRIAPELYLKRLCVGGVERVFELGRAFRNEGVDSSHNPEFTLLEAYQAHADYRTWMDGCRELIQNAAEAAHGEQIVLRPSDEPAGKGLKPVDISGVWPVKTVHDAVSEALGEYVDADTDVATLRKLADTANVPYLRRWDAGAVVLELYEHLVESRTEQPTFYIDFPTSVSPLTRPHRSICGVAERWDLVAWGVELGTAYTELTDPVEQRRRLQEQSLLAAGGDPEAMELDEDFLQAMEYAMPPTGGLGMGVDRVVMLITGRGIRETLPFPLAKPR
- the infC gene encoding translation initiation factor IF-3, with the protein product MSTETRVNERIRVPEVRLIGPGGEQVGIVRIEDALRVAADADLDLVEVAPNARPPVCKIMDYGKFKYEAAQKARESRRNQQQTVVKEQKLRPKIDDHDYETKKGHVIRFLEAGSKVKVTIMFRGREQSRPELGYRLLQRLGADVADYGFVETAAKQDGRNMTMVLAPHRGAKTRARAARQAVAPIPEPAPNGDTEPSN
- the rpmI gene encoding 50S ribosomal protein L35, which gives rise to MPKAKTHSGASKRFRRTGTGKIVRQHANRRHLFEHKPTTRTRRLEGRTAVSANDTKRVKSMLNG
- the rplT gene encoding 50S ribosomal protein L20 gives rise to the protein MARVKRAVNAHKKRRTILKASKGYRGQRSRLYRKAKEQQLHSLNYAFRDRRARKGEFRKLWISRINAAARANDITYNRLIQGLKAAGVEVDRKNLADIAVSDPAAFTALVDVARAALPDNVNAPSGEAA
- a CDS encoding TrmH family RNA methyltransferase — protein: MLTERSARVVAAVKLHRHVRRRSAKRFLAEGPNLVEAASRRGLVREIFVTESAAYRHVELLHAQDVPVHLVNERAAKALSDTVTPAGMVAVCEMPATALEDVLAGNPALVAAAVEISEPGNAGTLIRIADAMGAAAVILLGHSVDPYNGKCLRASAGSIFAIPVVVAPDARAAVEAMHNAGLQVLATTLDGQTSLDEAGPLLDQPTAWLFGPESHGLPDELARLADYRVRIPMSGSAESLNVAAAAAICLYQSSRALR
- a CDS encoding oxygenase MpaB family protein encodes the protein MTATSTTSAKPLPRARGGAPRGDGAPAPLGPDSLTWKYFGDLRTGMMGVWIGAIQTMYPELGAGVEEHSILLREPLQRVARSVYPIMGVVYDGDRAARTGEQIKNFHRTIKGLDTAGRRYHALDPETFYWAHATFFMLVIKVAEYFCGGLTEAEKHQLFDEHVQWYRMYGMSMRPVPKSWDEFQQYWERVCRERLELNQATLDIFRMRIPKPKFVLMPTPLWDQLFKPWMASQRWIAAGLFDPPVREKAGMRWTPGDEVLLRLFGKFVELAFVAVPDEIRLHPRALAAYRRAQGRIPADAPLVEAPRFMAPPRDRRGLPMHYFPPRKTIFERAGSLVHTTFSLAGRRPVWGRGTAAGERAQSPQCPRALV
- a CDS encoding adenylate/guanylate cyclase domain-containing protein — its product is MELGPNPASGEPEQAVTPPAPSDSKRRSPAQWLRRTNESPGIVEMIRRARRALPGDPDFGDPLSTAGEGAPRAAARAAGRVLADRGAASREVGLGALQLWQALTEAVSRRPANPEVTLVFTDLVGFSEWSLKAGDDAALKLLRHAARAVEPPLLDAGGRIVKRLGDGIMAVFDNPVAAVRASSQAEKALSSVEVDGYTPRMRVGVHTGHPRRVAADWLGVDVNIAARVMERATRGGIMVSGPALDKIPQADLDELGVVAKRAHRPLFGGKPSGVPADMAIYRLETRREITGADADGDADPQA
- a CDS encoding rhomboid-like protein, with product MIFPMLSRLARVRLTLSYAAVLVAISTALVVLGPRVQQQVILHVSTNLHNLARGKIGTLFGSAFVIDAGPMYIWLPGLVCLLALAELHWRSGRLTLAFLLGHVGATLVVAVGLIAAVEFGWLPLSITKASDVGMSYGAVAVLGALTAAIPWRWRPAWIGWWLAVGLAGAALGAEFTDAGHGVALVIGMLLATRFGHPGHWTPVRYALLSVGGAFGFLLLAHTAVTATTGLVFGVLSALAADRIARWRLTRRSLEMASMAAREPLTQS
- the pheS gene encoding phenylalanine--tRNA ligase subunit alpha, producing the protein MGDQPVDPSIVSSEALTKAVNAARQAFTLAADLDALARAKTEHLGDRSPLALARQALAALPKDDRADAGRRVNAARADAQHSYAERLATLRAERDAAVLVAERIDVTLPSTRQPPGARHPVTILGEHIADTFVAMGWELVEGPEVESEQFNFDALNFPPDHPARSEQDTFYIAPEGSRQVLRTHTSPVQVRTLLERELPVYVISIGRTFRTDELDATHTPVFHQIEGLAVDRGLSMAHLRGTLDALARAEFGPEARTRMRPHFFPFTEPSGEVDVWFANKKGGADWVEWGGCGMVNPNVLRAVGIDPDVYTGFAFGIGLERTLQFRNGIPDMRDMVEGDVRFSLPFGVGA
- the pheT gene encoding phenylalanine--tRNA ligase subunit beta; the protein is MRVPYSWLREVVAVGAPGWDVPADELEQTLLRIGHEVEEVLALGPVTGPLTVGRVTAIEELTEFKKPIRACLVDVGEPQSREIICGATNFTVGDLVVVALPGTTLPGDFTITARKAYGRNSDGMICSMAELGLGTDHSGILVLPAGTAEPGADATEALGFDDVVFHLAITPDRGYCMSVRGLAREIACAYDLDFADPADVAPLPVEGEAWPLTVQPGTGVRRFALRPVTSIDPSAVSPWWLQRRLLLSGIRAISPAVDATNYVMLELGHPMHAHDRNRITGGLAVRFARAGETMTTLDDVERRLEPADVLIVDDVATAAIGGVMGSSSTETRQGSTDVLLEAAVWDPPAVSRTQRRLHLGSEAARRYERGVDPAISVAALDRCAALLAEITGGTAAPVLTDWRGDPPRDDWSLPPIRMTTDLPDRTAGVEYPPGTTVRRLTQIGAAVTADGDVLTVTPPSWRPDLVQPADLVEEVLRLEGFAVIPSVLPAAPAGRGLTRKQKRHRAISKSLALSGYVEVLPTPFLPAGIFDRWGLPADDPRRTTTQVLNPLEADRPHLATTLLPGLLEALARNVSRGIADVELFAIAQVVHPTSQTRSVGVIPVDRRPTDDEIAMLDASLPRQPQHVAVVLTGLREPRGPWGAGRRAEAADAFEAVRTIARSCGVDVTLRAADYLPWHPGRCAEVLIGDAVIGHAGQLHPAVIERCELPPGTCAAELNLDAVPLVKALPAPQVSPFPAVFQDVSLVVGADVAAQAVEDAVREGAGELLEDIRLFDVYTGPQIGEDRKSLTFALRFRAPDRTLTEDDASAARDAAVRRAAERVGAVLRT